Genomic window (Musa acuminata AAA Group cultivar baxijiao chromosome BXJ1-9, Cavendish_Baxijiao_AAA, whole genome shotgun sequence):
gataagtatcattctcccgaaGCAAtattatcatgatgaaataagccaaatggaactaggtaccatgtattggattatgaagagatataataattgttttggttacctaatccaacaaaacatgatagaactatcaaaaaaggacatgatgcttccatatggtggcttaatcataagactaatccatgcctatgatattgccattTCACCTGACgatgaagttataaaactagacaaatttagtatcataaatagaaatctactttgaCGGATGAGATatacatttagaaatggtatatggactagactaccTAGATGACTGATCCCCTCCAAACCGAACTAGAACCtgaaataccaatttttaggggtaatctatctcctccaactggtccctttgaggaatcacctccagtagagcaagcacctccctcatctatcgacgacataggaactcggatggatcgatttgaaccatggcaagatcgacttgaacaacgcTAAGACCAAATTTTGACTGAGCTGTAGCAtattcatcaacaactcaatactctgtttagacattttgactggccACCATCTAAATAATTAATTgtgactttttgctgatgacaaagggggagaaatggatgaaattCGCTttttttattctgcttactttgatgttgtaatcctatgttgtttaccttaatgttgtaaactcaaaatgttactttgatgattacaattctatgctttgatttccatgttatctcttcaaatgattagtatgatatcatgcttacctagatgctgaaaatttctttcGATATCATGCTcactttgatgctaaaaatttctatgattttgactcaaaaatggatgtcatgtcttgacatcatttctatcgatgaatcatgatatgcatgatgataataagtctaaattatcaatttgatgcttgaattcaaaaacgttgaattcaagagtacattttctcaattatggcatatagataggaggagttaagattaactccatcaccaattggttatcatcataaaaaaggagaagattgttaaatctcagattttgatgatgaaatcaattgatcaattatttgatctaatccatgtgttgagataagcgtgcaggattaactacgatagtagtaatgtataaagcagatgatgggccagagtcaaagactcggacgatatatcgggcgctcaccgagagttcatcgagagatcatcggaagcacgttggaagactcgtCGAAAGCTTGTCGAAAGATTGCCAGAAGACTAGCCGAAAGTTGGTtgggagtttgccgaaagctcaccagaagactcgccaaaaagttcgtcggaagatcgctgagtgaaaaatcgacgtatCAGACCATGGTTGCCttaaatcgtagttagaacaagttgatttgggaggtaatcccatcaactctattaggggccaattgggctaggAGTTAGGTCGGTTTATGCcagagtcaaggcccaaccaagatgttgaattcctggccgacgatggcaccgcctagaaaatAGCACCCCAGATAGTCtagacagtggtaccgcctagactgagtggtggtaccgccggtagttattgctgccagcggtggtaccacctagtgtcaggagtcaagtggtggtaccgcccaataatggcggtggtaccgctagtaccccaaaaatccaagatgagacactttttggctccatttttgaaagtcattggagcctatatataccccacccttttcagcatgaaaaggcactaaagtgtgattataatcttgagttattgggtataaaagtattgtaaacaagtgctagagtcctcctccctttctaagtttttgagatcattcaagagaggtgtgggacttgtaagggttatctcctaaacctgacgAAAGGAGAAAgaggtataaaaggtgattgatcttcaccgattgaaggaaggcctttagtgaacACTAatgacctcaatggaggagggatccgaaagtggatgtaggtcatattgaccaaaccactctaaattctggtttgcattttgttttaagcaatttactttaattgcaaatcatctcatagcaaactgcttctcctcctcatcttgctttcactacactttcaCTCTCTTACGTTTTAAGTTACTATTTTTCGGAATCGATTTCCATTGAACATACGAAATCTTTTACGAAATTGAAGAATtttttgctgtactaattcacacccccccccccccccctcttggtgacgctcttaatcctaatagacccgcctctATGATACCATGACCTgcactctttgaatccatagcccttcttgccatcgtgttgttcaccgaagtggagctcccaatagctcctgatcatacctccgtatgatatagtccttcATAGGACTAgatttgtgtgtatcgcattgtcacaaactattccaccatgatccactacaccatgtcacctcctagtgaaatctccattacattctgatcttgtgggatgaactcgaattgtgatctctTCATGTGTGATCtcagccaatacatcgtagggtctcttccaccttcaattttgttcgctcctttggcaattgataTTCGTCCACCCACTCTCGGGTCACACTCAGATGAAACACAACTCTAAGacaatccatcgcctagtagctctcgaagtccacggaCTTtgttgaaaatggtgcaccattgtttggatcttgggcctctgcccctaccagcacaatctccgctatgcaccgcttccttcatggcaacttgaatggcaacactgtggtatattcttcaagagtactcactTCTGCATCCTCTTACCCCATGCTAAggtcttttgaacccaacttcgcctccgcaagttaagtcgccttagttcctccgtcaaatgcttttacgagataaggtgcatgtgcctagaagttctcttcgtctttggcaccatgcaagatgagtctgctccatcagaatgaaggacccatagaacaatatgatcctgctcttacttctgcaagagttcatgtccttgacctctgttcaAGGAAAGCTCTATACCTCCACtctatgtttcatcttctatgtcggctcccttcatatagcttgggtacttcgccaagttacacccaagttgctccgctcctcattttgcattgagttgatggtgacccttgcgccctcccttgagtctgatctccatatcaactccaagtgtgccttcatttgtattgcgttgggtcactcccccacttgatcatgtaatgcatccaccaatgcattctctcaagcgagatcatgtgacgactcctcgtcgctcacttggtctattgagcttcgtggagctaTTGTTTTTTAGGTActcttcctcaacatgtgcggtctattgcactgattctccctctagagaaccgagacttatccctcctagatatctatcccgttggagcaacatctctctttgtttccttccctttgaaagtttcagagaccaccaatccccttggactactctgacttgctgaacaaactgtgcattattttgtctcctacaaatgcacttgttagattgtgactccacatcaatatagcccccgctgcaccactcaaggcctaacaaTATGCAGAACTcgatgcacacttcagcctcctctagacgtatccttctcatgccgaagagaaagtttcaatgcttcatGGCATCGAGTTTTGGTcatcttgggatggccatgaacattccatcgttcggATACAAACCCTtacatgagtactgaattcttcgagttagcaattcctctcaccaccatgagctttgcacaactctttcggtcgctgagcaacctattccaccttgcatgatctcatcctttatcaagcgcctcgcttgccttgaacaccatcaagtatagttgtcaacatcgAGCTGTAGCTCGAATTCAGCCATCCCAACATTTGtacgctacgcattcttccaagcttgcttattcTTGTGGTACCTCTTGCATGAAGGGTTAGTCATTCttttgaatgtcaatctcataTGCTTGCTCCCCCCGAGCGACTcatttttcctacatctccatgcctattTTCCCTCAAATGATCGCGCATGTGTTAACTGGCCTCAACACAGCCCCGGTAGGTCCCCcatatttgcatgccaagtgttttaatgagtgcttgtcccgctttgataccatctgacatggacttagctagttttgcctaagtcatgcggcacccttgcatgtccgttcacaaaggtcaacctccctaaaacctcccatggtcccttaggaacttacaaaagagaaaatgggttagagacaacgcctcacttgggatccacaagtaaacattttaggagacacttcatagacaatgcaaattacaaatagactttacaagctctgaacagttacataaTAAATAGTCAAaaaggtccactacagaccgaatatctctcacaagtgtccatatgacacaacctttatttataaacctaaaacgaccaccaaacccaactaaaatagggttgTGAAGCCTTCAATTATCTCTCTATATGCTATGCAAAGAACAAACCAAAAaatatggacatacataagtattatagtaaacatcatgtttagaattttATCCGTGacactttgttattgtcaaaaagaagaaaggaagaacacaatggtgtaaatgttcaagtcatcacatgaaaaatatcaagaaaaataaatttggtgatgaggtatataatttatgaatataaaggaattatacaaaataaaaattatgttataaaagataatatcaaagatcatgtgaatacaaaaaaaacatgatttattttgacaaatcttcttttaaataatcaaaacgaAATCTTAGGagttcaaatagtaaaagatcttcaaaaaaatttataagtcatgaattttgagaaatgaagagaaaaatcatgattcatttagataaatattttctttaataaaatataagaatcatacgaaaataaaaagtaagagatcttgattcatgtaaagaaaatcttaagttatGATTCCGAGAATTTAAtatcatgatataaataaaactcattcaaattaattcaaattatcaaataatcaaaatcactttcaggatattcaaaatgatataaataaatttatcaatctcttattaaaaaatagataagacaatgataaataaattattaaaaaaaatacatttgatttttatgtgtttcaattcatgttaatgatttcatacatgcccaagtttttttttatgtcaaaatcatgcattatgtttaaaactgaaaaataagattcatcataaaaatcattaagacttcaaatcatcatgcataattaaatcattaaatcatcaagcattatttcattaaacataaaaataatagattTTAATATCAATTGTAGACATAAAAATTATACTCATACTACTATTATATAAGATAACTTTAATACCatgaaatcaaataatcatatatcaaatATTAATCGTGCATATCTTTTGATATCATTTAGAAATACttatatttgattcataaaacaCATTCTATAGTTTGATCGATAGAACATAACAACATCAATCTTTACCGATATAACATAACAACATCAATCTGTAAAGAGTTTTAGACAAATCTTCTTCTCTCATCTCATTTTTTATATTATCACTATAATGATAGAATAGATATCAGAGGAAAATAAAAATAGATCATGTCGTATTATGTTATCATATATATTGAGTTCTTAGGATATCTTATatatttataggtgagagtatagatagattttatctctatttatcaataattataatcagaatctaatctgatttataatatatctaattcaattaaataaaattaaatttataatatatcttattcaattaaatagaatcacaagCAAACGTACGTTGAAGTATAGTAAAAGCATCATCCAATATTTCTTCCGTACTTCATATTATAAGTTAATATTAAAACCCTCTTTTCACGAGGACCATCCAAAAGCTCGCCGCCAGCCTTTCAGTCATATATTATGTTTAATAAACAGAATCACATAATCTAAACATGGGAAAAGTAAAGGGCAACTTTTCTGGCGCAAATTCATTGTAGATAGATTGGCAATTAAGATGTGTTGGAGAATATTACTAAGGATGACCCATATGAGATTTAGAGATGATGAATGTATGTAATTTTATCTTTAGATTTAGGAAGACTCTTTGAAATTTAAATCATGGATTCTCATATCATAAGGAAACAAGCTTCCCCGGTGTACTAGttttcttgatttccatgatagagAGTAAGATGGTAAATGGCATGGTGGTAGTCAATTTCAATTATATACCTATCCAACTtcattgaaaatgataatgaaaactgTGTGaatgaaagaacaagaaaaaataaaaagatggttTTAAATTTGTGACAGGGAACTTAATTaaatatgaataaaaataaaTCTGAAACTTGTAAAACAGATAGATTTGATCAATtcttaatatcaaataataatcttTTGGATTAAAGTATCATCATTTTCATTACCACCACCAAACTTACCTAAATTATTACAAATTGCTAATGGTGCACCACTTTATTTGGACTGAAAAATTGCAGAGGTATCACATGCACTCACATACACAGATAGGCAGAGATATACTattgatagagaaaaataatgatGACCACTATGTTATTGTAGATAGATGTGCAAGCCACATTGTTATGTCTCCTGATTGTTTTGCTTAATCGATGTTTTAATTTTAGCATGCTAAAAGCCTCGTCCGACGCACAAAAaagaatttttcaaagagaatatacGACTTACGATAaacataaaataattataaattttctctCCCAAAGATTATTCTAATTTCTACACATAATATGCaaaaaaatacttttttattatatttgaatTAAGACAGAACATCAAAACATCAATTTCAAAAACTCATGACTGAAATTGTAATCCAATGACCAGAAAAAAAAAGTCACAATTAAACATCTTTTTTTACGAATTACTATTTATTACTAATACATCCTACCAATAATTAAAGGTTCAGGTAATTTATGATAATTAGAAGACAAATATATGTTATAAACTTTATACACAAAGTTGTTCTCCTTGTAAACAATAAATGTAATTTATATTACTCAAATTATTcctttaatatattttatcataACATAGTTTCAACTTTAGTTAATCCAAATCATAGGAAGAAAGAAAATTCATATTTCTATGTAGAATTCAGCTTGCACATGGAAGAAATTGGATTTCTCCCTGTTAAACTAAATTTGATTAAGTTAATCAATTAAGATCAACATAAATCTATTACAATAGTTTTTATTTCTTGCGGAGACTTAGGCGCTTCTATATCTACTTAACAATCTACAATATCTAgtggctttctttttcttttttatccaaGATTTAAAATTGTCAAAGAACCCAAACCATTTATCATCCATTTAATAATATAACATAGATGTGAAGGTGAAGAGGGGTTGAAGTGACCTTTTTCCTTTCGGAGAGTGACGTTATTAATGCCCTCAAGTTGAATCTCAACTTCATCATTACATTAGCTTAATATTTATTGGGTTCATTTaaagtaaaatataataataatttaagtttGTTATTTTATGGTGATTGGATAATTAATATATGAGGCAAGGTACATTGGACGGAGAGGATGCCATGTTCGTTCTGCGATCAACGGTCAGATTTGGTCTTATCTCCGGATGGCTATTTAGCTGGCATCCGGGGAACGGAACGTGGAACGGCACTTGACATGGCACCGTCACTCCCGTTCTGGACCCTCTCCGCGTTCAATCCGCGTTGAGGGTAGAACGGGTATTTTATCCATCAAATGCCCAGATAAAGTGAGACCGTAAGAATATTgtgggaagaaagaggagcaccaAATTACGATATAATCCCTATTGTGCTCTCGCCCTTAATGACTATTTTACCCTTGTCTGGGATGTGGCCATCGCGAAGGGCTCCCTGCGATATAAACGACCTATTCTACCAGTTCACAGGTTACCCGCCGAACCTGTCTCTCAATTTGGAGGTTCGTGTGGGCCTCGAAGTCCGGACATCCGTAAGATGGGACCGGGTAGTTTTCGTGGGTAAACACCGTGTCGTGCAATATCACGAGTGGATAAGGCTTGAGCTGCTTTGGAGTTATAATCATCATTTCGCATATTTGGCAACACGAAGAGGGTGCGTTCGGCAGAAGGAAGATGTCACGTCCGGTTATAAGAGCGTGTGGGAAGTAAGCCATCGCCGGCGAAGTCACGCTCCCTTTTCCTCCTCCCATTCCTTCACggatctctctttctctcctctcttccttCTCGTCTTTGTGAGGTCGATTGCGGAGGAGGCATGGCGGAGCAGCTTACGGACGACCAGATCGCCGAGTTCAAGGAAGCCTTTAGCTTGTTCGACAAGGACGGCGATGGTCTGATCCTCTCGATCCCATTCTGTTGTCATCCTTTGTTACCGCTAGATCTGTGCAGCTGTTGTGCTTTGATGGTCTTCCTTTACTTGGTTTCCACATTTCTTCGATCGGATCTGGTGTTTGATCCCACGATCACGGGTTAGGTTTATACCAATAAACGGCTCGAGTTTGGGGTTTTCTTGATGGTTGATAAAATGGATAAAGGCTTGTATGGTTATTTCACTTTCTCTTAAATTTTAGACAGATATCAAGACAATAGTGTCCCATTTAACCCTCTCGATCTATTATCCTTTTAGATAGATAGATGATCGCCACAAGCATTTGGATATGTTATTAGGTGAATCCATGATTGATTTTTCTAGATCTGCTTCAAAGATATTTATAGATCACCCAAGCCATTCATTTATTTTAAGAAGAGGATTTAGTGACAGAGTTAAGActgcaacaaaaaaaaaggtggttgtttgtttttttctttatttacatgCTAAAATAGTCAATTGAAGTATTCAAAAAGTTATGCAGAAGGCCTGATTTCGGAGAAGAATTTTCCATATGATTACGAATTTGAGTAGATAAGTGAATGTACCATATGATCGTGTCAGCAAAAACCTTCACATCTCAGCTTGATCTAAAACGACATTTAGTAGCCTGAAGATCTTACTTTACAATCCATCATGCCATTTGTCTTAATTCTGCAGATATAAAATGTGAATGATTTGAAGGAATACAATCTGGTACTGTTCTTTTTAACTTGTTTTTTTGGCTGCTTTATAAAGAATTGGATCAAGACAGTCTTGAAATCCTGGATGCAGCTTCAGGACTGGATGGTTGGTCTTGGTAACTTAGCTTTTTATTTGAAAATGAAAAGGGCAAATGGGGAAGTTAGTTTATCTGCTACCGGAATATAAAGCTATAGTTAAGATAGATAtgcatatgtatacacatatatggtGACATAATGAGGGTGCTTGATTATCCAACAAGCATGAACATTTCAAAATGCTCAAGTAGCCAACTTGATCATAGTCTAACTTGTGATATGCTGAACAAGAATGCGGATGACATCCTTTGCTAGATGGAAGCCTCTGATCTTAGGGTATTAATCATGTTGATTTTGTCAACAAAGTCAAAGAAAGGTCAATACAATATGAAGTCTGCCTCACATAATAGTAATGTCATGTTGTTGTTTGTGATATTTGATTGACATTATATTCAACTCTAGAGGTGTATTCTCTTGCATTCATAAACATGTGAGTAGATAGAAATATTGCAATGTTATCTTTTCGTTGGTAGCAAGAACTGCTTCAAGAAAGGAACAGAGTTGAATACGGAATTTTAGGTGGATTCCTGACAAAGTATAAAGGGAACCTGAAGATATCGACAGTTGATTTGCTTATGTTCTGTTACTTCTTAATACTGAGCACTATATAATCTATTTGATTCACTTTATGCATATAGTGTCGTTCTTACTATTGGAATTCCTTGCACATGCAAAAAAACTGAAAAGATGAGTACTTGTATTAGTTGATACAGAGAACTCAGTTAAAAGCTGCATACTGGAGTCAGGAGGGAAGTTTAGGGCAGTTTGTCATGTCTTAAGGAGGTGCTACATTTCTCGCCATTGTGGAAGATTTGTAGATAAGTCGGGGGAAGTTTTGATGAGAGTTGCCTACAACTAAACCTATTTGCTATTTATGTCACAAAAAAGTTCTGTTTGCTTCTTGTTTGAACTCTGTCAATCAATACTCGGATGCTTCACTAATGGTTGATGTTTATGGCAAACAGCATATAAATACCTGCATTGAAATTTATGATCCGTTAATTGTGCCCCATTTCTAAGCATCAGGATTTTTTTAGCATTTGATAGAGATGGCGACGCCTAAGTTTACTTCATGCTAATTTTGGGACCTTTCTACCTGTTAAAATCATTCACGGACTATGTATGCTTCATTTGGGATTTTGAATTTGTAGAACAATTGTTCTGTCATTTAAAATGGTATATGATTCATTCTGCTACTGTGACATATTTATTCACTACAGACACTACAGATCAAAGACAAggggacttgaatatttacagatAGTTGGGTTGTATCTAAGTAGTCCATGCCTTTTTTCAACCTTACCAACATCTTTGTAGAATTGAAGGTTTGTCCATGATTTGAAAAGTTCAACTTTACAGATAAATAGGTCATGAATGAAACTCTGCCATTTTGAGTAGAGATTTTTCTCACCGAATTTTGGCTTGATGGATAAGTATGGAAATCTCTTTAAATAAATAGATTTTACTTACCAATTTCAAACTGTTGCGAAGAAAGTGCCATATTATGTTACAAATATTTGAAGCGCACTCTTTACAGGTTGCATCACGACCAAGGAGCTTGGTACGGTGATGCGCTCATTGGGTCAGAACCCTACAGAAGCAGAACTGCAAGACATGATAAATGAGGTGGATGCTGATGGCAATGGTACAATTGACTTCCCAGAGTTTCTTAACTTGATGGCTCGCAAGATGAAGGATACAGATTCAGAGGAGGAGCTGAAGGAGGCTTTCCGAGTGTTTGACAAAGACCAAAATGGCTTCATATCTGCCGCTGAACTTCGCCATGTCATGACCAACCTCGGAGAGAAGCTT
Coding sequences:
- the LOC103998210 gene encoding calmodulin-3 produces the protein MAEQLTDDQIAEFKEAFSLFDKDGDGCITTKELGTVMRSLGQNPTEAELQDMINEVDADGNGTIDFPEFLNLMARKMKDTDSEEELKEAFRVFDKDQNGFISAAELRHVMTNLGEKLTDEEVDEMIREADVDGDGQINYDEFVKVMMAK